A genomic window from Candidatus Atribacteria bacterium ADurb.Bin276 includes:
- a CDS encoding putative zinc ribbon domain protein: MLNIFECLTHLQNLDGIILNQKKKITQKNEEIRKTQQNIENKKIEWEDYRKVYDKERIELSRLELELKDVEEKLNKSQNRLYSGDVQSGKELSQWKSTMENYEKTKSNLEDYVINQIDKIEEMRIKEKEKEHQLFIQRFEKDIVSLKKDIEKIKSDLANNIQLRTEAIQNIPEEVLSLYEELRKKFSDPVVEMDGDTCRGCHLGLPSSVAKRVRKKEEIIQCPNCQRLIFYK, translated from the coding sequence TTGCTCAATATCTTCGAATGCCTAACTCATCTCCAAAATCTCGATGGAATTATCCTCAATCAAAAAAAGAAAATTACCCAAAAGAATGAAGAAATTCGAAAAACACAACAAAATATCGAAAACAAAAAAATAGAGTGGGAAGACTACCGAAAGGTATATGACAAAGAAAGAATTGAATTATCTCGGTTAGAGCTGGAGCTTAAAGATGTTGAGGAAAAATTAAATAAATCGCAAAATCGGCTATATAGTGGCGATGTTCAGTCTGGGAAGGAACTGAGCCAATGGAAGTCGACCATGGAAAACTACGAAAAAACCAAATCTAATCTTGAAGATTATGTCATTAATCAAATTGATAAAATCGAGGAAATGAGAATTAAAGAAAAGGAAAAAGAACATCAACTTTTCATTCAACGATTTGAAAAAGATATTGTAAGTCTAAAAAAAGATATTGAGAAAATTAAATCTGACCTTGCCAACAATATTCAGCTGAGAACCGAGGCCATCCAGAATATCCCTGAAGAGGTCCTTTCTCTATATGAGGAGTTACGGAAGAAATTTTCTGATCCAGTTGTGGAAATGGATGGTGATACTTGCCGAGGATGTCATTTGGGACTTCCCTCCTCGGTTGCCAAGAGAGTAAGAAAAAAAGAAGAGATTATTCAATGTCCAAACTGCCAACGTTTAATTTTCTATAAGTAG